The following proteins are encoded in a genomic region of Spirochaetota bacterium:
- a CDS encoding pentapeptide repeat-containing protein: MTRIKFISKIMDLCFILFIGLSVNCSSLSKDADNVQLQQEDQNLIGIDLSKRDLSNSDFKGRDLRRANLSGANLSNADLRNADLTDANLSNANLFGANLSNANLTNANLSNANLTEANLTGANLRNADLSGIKLLNANLNKAKLSGANMLGADLRGANFRDADLTLTNLFNANLTKADLRRAQLNEANFGSSLLIQVDFTFSDLSSVNFKGASLRGSLIRKKWKKIIKSQKIKDFSSILWVD; the protein is encoded by the coding sequence ATGACAAGAATAAAATTTATTTCCAAAATTATGGATCTATGCTTTATACTCTTTATCGGACTTAGTGTAAATTGTAGTTCATTGTCAAAGGATGCTGATAATGTCCAACTCCAGCAAGAGGATCAGAATCTTATTGGGATTGATCTAAGCAAAAGAGATCTCAGCAATTCGGATTTTAAGGGTAGGGACCTTAGACGAGCAAATTTAAGTGGAGCAAATCTAAGCAATGCGGATCTCAGGAATGCAGACCTTACTGATGCTAATCTTTCAAATGCGAATCTCTTTGGCGCAAATCTCAGTAACGCCAACCTCACCAATGCAAATCTCTCTAATGCGAATCTGACTGAAGCAAATCTTACCGGAGCAAATCTGCGTAATGCTGATCTAAGTGGAATAAAATTATTAAATGCTAACCTCAATAAAGCAAAATTATCAGGTGCAAACATGCTAGGGGCTGATTTGAGGGGCGCAAATTTTAGGGATGCAGACCTTACATTAACGAATTTGTTTAACGCAAATCTTACAAAAGCAGATCTCAGGAGGGCACAACTCAATGAGGCAAACTTTGGCAGCTCATTGCTTATTCAAGTGGATTTCACTTTTTCGGACCTCAGCTCAGTAAATTTTAAAGGTGCAAGTCTTCGTGGATCACTGATTAGGAAGAAATGGAAAAAAATTATAAAATCACAGAAAATAAAGGATTTCAGCTCAATTCTATGGGTTGATTGA
- a CDS encoding ADP-ribosylglycohydrolase family protein encodes MKDKIKGILIGNILGDSLGTSLNGLSRGHIKSIYKEIVAYPDPIPALKGKINKWRKPGLYSSLTQMMIIFSSILNISPKRKISIFLKYIKNCPQIGGCEYGIFRHPGHMERNLIKRIYSTDKREEISEFTSPCARLIPVIIPGLLDNSIPQIQFISNIITFSQVFNRNIATTAATLAFATILRRLLYDKYVSKLIPIAIEEINILQGVIMDNSLLIDEQIIDVHSLKDSLASFNKIFNEIEAIEVKECAEEIICKHVNRSLKTPIKRATVNNPLSIVPYAIYLAGIQLEDPSTALFSSLHEGGSTSVLCSLTGIIMGTILGTSWLPNNLVQGLVNRKQILYIVESIASRNVTDSMILDFVQSEVSLTTKEIEELNAKMKHWKPNVKTHKTKKDQEKELTQHVVESWTKLDKSKWKREKRRNISKT; translated from the coding sequence ATGAAGGATAAGATAAAAGGAATTCTAATTGGGAATATTCTTGGCGATTCCCTCGGAACGTCATTAAATGGATTAAGCAGAGGACATATTAAATCTATATATAAAGAAATCGTCGCATATCCGGATCCAATTCCCGCGTTAAAGGGTAAAATAAATAAATGGCGCAAACCAGGACTATACTCTTCTCTCACCCAGATGATGATAATATTTTCATCTATATTAAATATCAGCCCTAAGAGGAAAATATCAATATTTCTGAAGTATATTAAGAATTGTCCACAAATTGGGGGATGCGAATATGGCATATTTCGGCATCCAGGACATATGGAACGTAACCTAATTAAAAGAATCTATTCTACGGATAAGCGCGAAGAAATATCTGAATTCACTTCTCCATGCGCAAGGCTTATTCCAGTAATTATACCAGGGCTTTTAGACAATTCAATCCCACAGATACAATTTATATCTAACATAATAACCTTCTCTCAGGTATTTAACCGAAATATTGCAACAACTGCCGCCACTTTAGCCTTTGCAACAATCCTTAGGCGACTATTATATGATAAATATGTTTCCAAGCTGATTCCCATTGCGATAGAGGAAATCAATATCCTGCAAGGAGTAATAATGGACAATTCTCTCCTCATAGATGAACAAATAATTGATGTTCATTCCCTAAAAGACTCATTAGCTTCCTTTAATAAAATATTTAATGAGATTGAAGCAATAGAAGTCAAGGAATGTGCTGAAGAGATCATCTGTAAGCATGTTAATAGATCACTGAAGACACCGATAAAAAGGGCAACAGTAAATAATCCCCTTAGTATTGTTCCATATGCTATCTATCTTGCTGGAATACAGCTAGAAGACCCATCTACCGCCCTTTTTTCATCTCTTCATGAAGGTGGATCTACCTCTGTTTTATGCTCTCTCACTGGAATAATAATGGGAACGATCTTGGGCACATCATGGCTTCCAAATAATTTAGTTCAGGGACTGGTAAATAGAAAGCAAATTCTTTATATTGTTGAATCCATTGCATCCAGAAATGTCACAGATTCAATGATCCTTGACTTTGTTCAATCTGAGGTTTCACTAACTACAAAAGAGATTGAGGAATTGAATGCAAAAATGAAACATTGGAAACCAAATGTCAAAACTCATAAAACAAAAAAAGATCAGGAAAAAGAACTTACACAACATGTTGTTGAGAGTTGGACAAAACTCGACAAATCGAAATGGAAAAGAGAAAAAAGAAGAAATATAAGTAAAACTTAA
- a CDS encoding DUF1573 domain-containing protein, with amino-acid sequence MSKRFIIFSVYIIFSMLNLSCFGEPKIEFYETHHDFGEAGQNMTLKHTFFFKNAGGGTLLIKKIKAG; translated from the coding sequence ATGAGTAAAAGATTTATTATATTTTCAGTTTATATTATTTTTAGCATGTTAAACCTCTCATGTTTTGGAGAACCTAAAATTGAATTCTATGAGACACATCACGACTTTGGTGAAGCAGGACAGAATATGACCTTAAAGCATACCTTCTTCTTCAAAAATGCTGGAGGAGGGACATTATTGATAAAAAAGATAAAAGCAGGTTGA